Proteins encoded in a region of the Mucilaginibacter sabulilitoris genome:
- a CDS encoding AraC family transcriptional regulator — MKQTVQNIKFCPPPTDNERSFFVDHVRIPPNEQITFHQHEALEISYIIVGSGNRVIGNTMEPFSHGEVVFIPSNVPHCWSFDDFDTWPDGTIENITIFFSPQLLENAYLNFPELRSCILKIQQIRDAVVIAESTITKVQVLMKAMMAETEIEKFSTLLRIFSLISSEQQKNVVGRPVAEDRNTKRIQRAYSFVINNFQKEITLNEVAQHVGMDKSSFCTFFKKMTGKTFFTFLTEYRVESCGQMLKKTSLSVSEICNATGFNDVPYFNRVFRKIKQVTPTQFREGKSVKSTVNLL, encoded by the coding sequence ATGAAACAAACTGTTCAAAATATTAAATTTTGTCCGCCACCTACCGATAATGAACGGTCATTCTTTGTCGATCATGTTCGTATTCCGCCTAACGAGCAAATAACTTTCCATCAACACGAGGCCCTCGAAATTTCTTATATCATCGTTGGCTCAGGTAACAGGGTGATTGGTAATACCATGGAACCATTTTCTCACGGTGAAGTGGTTTTTATTCCTTCAAATGTTCCTCATTGCTGGTCTTTTGACGATTTCGACACTTGGCCCGACGGAACGATAGAAAATATTACCATCTTTTTTTCACCGCAGTTACTCGAGAATGCCTATCTGAATTTTCCCGAATTAAGAAGCTGCATATTAAAAATTCAACAAATCCGGGACGCAGTGGTGATTGCCGAAAGTACCATAACCAAAGTGCAGGTTTTGATGAAAGCAATGATGGCGGAAACTGAAATTGAGAAATTTTCGACGCTACTCAGGATATTCTCACTGATATCTTCAGAGCAGCAAAAAAATGTTGTTGGACGGCCTGTAGCCGAAGATCGGAACACCAAAAGAATACAACGAGCCTATAGCTTTGTAATCAACAATTTTCAAAAAGAGATTACACTTAATGAAGTAGCGCAACATGTTGGAATGGACAAATCTTCTTTCTGTACATTTTTTAAAAAGATGACAGGCAAAACATTTTTCACATTTCTTACCGAGTATCGTGTTGAATCTTGCGGCCAAATGTTGAAGAAAACCAGTTTGTCCGTGTCTGAAATCTGTAACGCAACGGGATTTAACGATGTGCCTTATTTCAACAGGGTATTTAGAAAAATAAAACAGGTGACCCCCACCCAATTCAGGGAAGGTAAATCAGTTAAAAGTACTGTTAATTTATTGTAA
- a CDS encoding 3-keto-disaccharide hydrolase: protein MKKHMTKFVSALVVLAAIFNCAYTPDPNNKLTAKEQAAGWKLLFDGHSTAGWHLYNSQAAFTAWKAKDGELFCDPQDKSGPGDMITDKEYKNFDLKFDWKLPKGGNSGVFINVLERNDIPAGWASGPEYQLLDDAHPDYAKPQSRSGCLYGFAPQKNPVKSKPSDTWNHSEIKQKNGKVQFYLNGVLTAEEDFASTAWAKKVADSHFKGFPEFGKHINGHIALQDWATGISFRNIKIREL from the coding sequence ATGAAAAAGCACATGACCAAATTTGTCTCTGCCCTGGTCGTATTAGCGGCCATTTTTAACTGCGCCTACACTCCCGATCCAAACAACAAACTGACGGCCAAAGAACAGGCCGCGGGCTGGAAGCTTTTGTTTGACGGACATTCAACAGCAGGGTGGCATTTGTATAACAGCCAGGCGGCATTTACAGCATGGAAGGCGAAGGACGGTGAACTATTCTGTGATCCGCAGGACAAATCCGGACCTGGCGATATGATTACGGACAAAGAATACAAAAACTTCGATTTGAAATTTGACTGGAAGCTGCCTAAAGGCGGGAATAGCGGAGTCTTTATAAATGTTTTAGAAAGGAACGATATTCCGGCGGGCTGGGCGTCAGGACCGGAATACCAATTGCTGGATGACGCTCACCCCGATTATGCAAAGCCACAATCGCGTTCGGGTTGTTTATACGGGTTTGCTCCTCAAAAGAACCCGGTGAAAAGTAAACCTTCTGATACCTGGAATCACTCGGAGATTAAACAAAAGAATGGCAAGGTGCAATTTTATCTGAACGGTGTATTGACAGCAGAAGAAGATTTTGCATCTACTGCATGGGCAAAAAAAGTAGCAGATTCTCATTTTAAGGGATTTCCTGAATTCGGCAAGCATATTAATGGTCATATCGCATTACAAGACTGGGCTACAGGCATCTCATTTAGAAACATCAAAATAAGAGAACTATAA
- a CDS encoding RagB/SusD family nutrient uptake outer membrane protein, with protein MNLTKKYILLLLVLSLAGTACKKDFLDKKPLTEISADVFWKDQNLAKAYVNTIYSQIGQGFTESWMSSVVDETYLTWSRGCEPITQAYITPSNLGRMNGAWYGNDYRNWGTIWANIKNCNVFFENVDKTTFTDASLKNRLLGEVTFIRALEYFDLVSRWGGMPVITKSFNLDNVDEASKMVRNTYKENVDFIVAECDKAAALLPVSYSGQDIGRATKIAALALKSRMLLYAASPLMNKSGVDPLVGYATPDAARWQKAADAAKAVIDQATANGYSLYNKYSDVKANYTQLFLDKNNSEIIFDRQNFGSMHYLDQSNGPNGYGEWGGNTPIQEFVDDFEMADGTKFDWNNPAEKKAPFANRDARLYATVLSDGDPWKGRAVEDHFNEVNEGGKVVLRGGKDTKDGPSSWNTSKTGYNVRKFLNEAYVVDSWTFTGASAQNWIWFRLAEFYLNYAEAEYNLGNEGEAKLALNKIRQRAQMPLATESGTALWDKIAHERRIELAFEEHRYFDTRRWMIAATVLNRPATGIVITKKLDGTTEYLAHTGTSATLVEDRKFKEANYWLPIPQSEIERNAALKQNPGY; from the coding sequence ATGAACCTGACAAAGAAATATATATTGTTGCTGCTGGTACTGTCTCTGGCCGGTACAGCCTGTAAGAAAGACTTCCTGGACAAAAAACCGCTCACCGAAATTTCGGCGGATGTTTTCTGGAAGGATCAAAACCTGGCTAAAGCTTATGTAAACACCATTTACAGTCAAATCGGGCAAGGTTTCACCGAGTCCTGGATGAGTTCTGTTGTTGACGAAACTTATTTGACCTGGAGCCGTGGCTGCGAGCCTATAACGCAGGCCTATATCACCCCGTCCAATCTGGGGCGTATGAATGGTGCATGGTATGGTAATGACTACCGGAACTGGGGGACCATTTGGGCGAATATCAAAAACTGCAACGTCTTTTTTGAGAATGTAGATAAAACAACCTTTACTGACGCCAGCTTGAAAAACCGCTTATTGGGCGAAGTTACCTTCATCCGTGCCCTTGAATATTTCGACCTGGTATCCCGATGGGGTGGTATGCCTGTTATTACCAAGTCGTTCAACCTGGATAATGTAGACGAAGCGTCGAAGATGGTAAGAAATACCTACAAAGAAAATGTAGATTTCATCGTTGCCGAATGTGATAAAGCAGCTGCGTTGTTACCGGTAAGTTACAGCGGGCAGGATATCGGCCGCGCTACTAAAATTGCAGCGCTGGCATTAAAATCGCGTATGCTATTGTATGCCGCCAGTCCGCTGATGAATAAATCAGGAGTAGATCCCCTGGTTGGTTACGCAACTCCTGATGCGGCGCGGTGGCAAAAGGCTGCAGATGCGGCCAAAGCGGTCATAGACCAAGCCACGGCCAATGGCTACAGCCTGTATAATAAGTACAGCGATGTTAAGGCTAACTATACCCAGCTTTTTTTGGATAAAAACAACTCGGAGATCATATTTGACCGTCAAAACTTTGGAAGCATGCATTACCTTGACCAGTCGAACGGGCCTAATGGCTATGGCGAATGGGGCGGTAACACCCCTATACAAGAGTTTGTAGACGATTTTGAAATGGCAGACGGCACCAAGTTTGACTGGAACAACCCGGCAGAAAAAAAGGCTCCTTTCGCCAATCGTGATGCCCGTTTATATGCCACTGTGCTATCTGACGGCGACCCCTGGAAAGGAAGAGCTGTGGAGGACCATTTTAATGAGGTTAATGAAGGCGGCAAAGTCGTCTTAAGAGGAGGCAAAGACACCAAGGACGGCCCCAGCAGTTGGAATACCAGCAAAACAGGCTATAACGTACGCAAGTTTCTAAATGAGGCTTATGTCGTTGACAGCTGGACTTTTACCGGTGCATCGGCACAAAACTGGATCTGGTTCAGATTGGCTGAATTTTATTTGAATTATGCCGAAGCCGAATATAATTTAGGTAATGAAGGCGAAGCAAAACTTGCGCTGAACAAAATAAGGCAAAGGGCCCAAATGCCGCTGGCTACAGAAAGCGGTACGGCACTTTGGGATAAAATCGCTCATGAAAGGCGAATAGAGTTGGCTTTTGAAGAACATCGTTATTTTGATACCCGGCGCTGGATGATAGCTGCTACCGTATTGAATAGACCTGCAACCGGTATCGTTATTACTAAAAAGCTGGATGGAACTACAGAATATCTGGCACATACGGGGACCTCAGCCACGTTGGTCGAAGATCGTAAGTTTAAGGAGGCCAATTACTGGCTTCCTATTCCGCAGTCTGAAATAGAGCGCAATGCAGCCTTAAAACAAAACCCGGGTTATTAG
- a CDS encoding FecR family protein, which yields MDQDNFIRLVTKKFTKQLSDEERKELAGLLEDNPVYQEKYEIFKAYFSINHTGQSGKEEAFLRIREKITNREQQLDLKPRYPFKKFYLRAMAAAIVILCITFTYLHFNIPDQNTVPLEARTLRSSKKNIILSDGTRVMLNADSKLTFPKEFNNSTREVSLTGEAFFDVHHDASHPFIIHTSKMDLKVLGTAFNLKAYPDDKFSETTLLRGKVQITLKDRPADVITLKPSEKLIIRFTEAINPDISHKGKKMTTLPEITYLQHQDTAVVETSWMYHRVCFKHKTFGEISNELERAYDVDFVFKNEKIRNQVFSGAFDQENIREVLDALRLIEPFSYKIQKNQIIIK from the coding sequence ATGGACCAGGACAATTTTATCAGGTTAGTTACAAAAAAATTTACGAAACAGCTCTCGGATGAAGAGCGTAAAGAACTGGCGGGCTTACTCGAGGATAATCCTGTATATCAGGAGAAATATGAAATCTTCAAAGCGTATTTCTCCATTAATCATACCGGGCAGTCCGGAAAAGAAGAAGCCTTCCTGAGAATCAGGGAGAAGATCACTAACCGGGAACAGCAACTCGACCTTAAACCTCGGTATCCTTTCAAAAAGTTCTATTTGAGGGCCATGGCTGCGGCAATAGTTATCCTGTGCATCACCTTTACATATTTACATTTTAATATTCCTGATCAAAATACGGTTCCGCTGGAAGCCAGGACTTTACGGTCATCTAAAAAGAATATTATCCTGAGCGACGGCACAAGAGTGATGTTAAATGCAGACAGTAAACTAACATTTCCCAAAGAATTTAACAATTCGACCCGAGAGGTATCTCTGACCGGAGAGGCATTTTTTGATGTGCATCATGATGCATCGCACCCCTTTATCATACATACCAGCAAAATGGACCTTAAAGTTTTGGGGACTGCATTTAATCTCAAAGCTTATCCGGATGATAAGTTTAGCGAGACAACATTACTAAGAGGAAAAGTCCAGATCACTTTAAAAGACAGGCCGGCAGATGTCATTACACTTAAACCTTCCGAAAAGCTGATCATCAGGTTTACCGAAGCCATTAATCCGGACATCAGCCACAAGGGTAAGAAAATGACAACCTTACCGGAAATCACTTACCTTCAGCATCAGGACACAGCCGTAGTCGAAACCTCGTGGATGTATCACCGTGTCTGCTTTAAGCATAAAACATTTGGAGAAATCTCCAATGAATTAGAACGGGCCTATGATGTTGATTTCGTCTTTAAGAATGAAAAGATCAGGAATCAGGTCTTCTCAGGAGCATTTGACCAGGAAAATATCCGCGAGGTTTTAGATGCGTTACGCCTTATTGAACCTTTCTCCTATAAAATTCAGAAAAACCAGATTATAATCAAGTAA
- a CDS encoding sigma-70 family RNA polymerase sigma factor, translated as MGNTDNEVLECWNKIIQNDDLKALERLFYLLHDKFVRFCLHYVKSKEVAEEIVSDVLTDCWMDRAQLKAILKPEVYLLVAIKNRAICHWRKSAGMQIVDLHDTCADLTSQYRPDLQLEKKELMLNLDKAIDSLPIQCKTIFRLVKEEGMKCADVAEVLDISVRTVHTQVYRAMNKLSNSMDKYVNDERKAIIVNISSSFLSVSSILFFYFQCV; from the coding sequence ATGGGCAATACAGATAATGAAGTACTGGAATGTTGGAATAAAATTATCCAGAACGATGATTTAAAGGCGCTTGAACGGTTGTTTTACCTTTTGCACGATAAATTTGTACGATTTTGCCTCCATTATGTTAAGAGTAAGGAAGTTGCCGAGGAAATCGTATCGGATGTACTGACTGATTGCTGGATGGACAGAGCTCAGTTGAAAGCCATCCTAAAACCGGAGGTTTACCTGCTCGTCGCCATAAAGAACCGGGCCATCTGCCACTGGAGAAAAAGTGCCGGTATGCAGATCGTTGACCTTCATGATACCTGCGCCGATCTCACCAGTCAATACCGGCCCGATCTTCAGTTGGAGAAAAAAGAGCTTATGCTCAATCTTGATAAAGCTATTGATTCCCTGCCCATACAATGCAAAACAATATTCAGGCTGGTTAAAGAAGAGGGAATGAAATGTGCTGATGTTGCAGAAGTACTTGACATCTCTGTAAGGACCGTACATACCCAGGTTTACAGGGCTATGAATAAACTCAGCAACTCCATGGATAAATATGTTAACGATGAACGGAAGGCAATTATCGTCAACATCTCCTCTTCATTTCTCTCCGTTTCGTCTATTCTTTTTTTTTATTTTCAATGCGTGTAA
- a CDS encoding SusC/RagA family TonB-linked outer membrane protein: MKLTVLLILAFNLQMLAKGYSQSRITLNLKSADFKTVVSEIEKKTSYRILFSDNKIPTTKFTDIHAEDRDALDLISELLTGSDFTYQKLNNDLIAIVPKGLQITELVVSGYVVDEKDQPLAGVTVKIKGVATSGLATDKNGAFKINVPDNAILTFTFLGYETAEVPVSEGKPLKVKLTPNSQGLGEVVVVGYGTQKKVTVTGAVSSIKGDDLKTAPVPAISNSLVGRTPGIISSQGSGEPGYDDASILIRGRSTFQDASPLVVIDGVADRAGGFSRLDANDVESISVLKDASAAIYGSRSANGVILVTTKRGKTGKPTVSYTFNYGLRQPTRLPKMLDAATYAEAYNEIEQTIYNRAPKYTEDDIRKYRDGSDPIGHPNTNWYDVTLRKTSPQYQHNLSVQGGTDNIKYFVSGGYQFQDGYYINSATKYKQYNVRSNIDAQITSSFKLSLNLAARQENRRYPHHGSERIFNDIINGDPKAIAYWPDSKLPGLPLGDDRNPVVAVTDAAGYQRDDRTFLNGDLVATWNLPVKGLTLTGGFYVDKSNTFYKNWFKSFTLYDRDPVTGTSIPRIYGPADNANLSENMNVGLGITANIRLNYAHKFGDHNLSGFVAYEQYNYSSDYLAAARSSFISSQLDQLFAGNTDKLTSYSNDGSGTETARQNYFGRVDYDYKGKYLFQFNWRYDGSQAFPPGSRFGFFPGFSGGWRISEEPFFKEAAPFVDNLKIRASWGQRGNDRVAAFQYLASYAYGSPAVFGGNNPANIQGAYSVRTPNPNIKWEVDNTTNIGLESQLFNNKVNFQVDLFQSLRSNILTQRNASIPQYAGLTLPDENIGKVRNRGAEVTLGYSRTINDFWFNVSGNVTYTKSKILFMDEAASAQPWQMRTGKPVGADFVLYNAIGIFRSEAQVNSTPHLDGTKPGDLIFEDVNKDGIIDAKDKVRQTKSTIPSTIYGVTVAARYKNWGINMLLQGQGGNVAQYVYFASGEIGNFLQDYYNNRWTPANPNASGPRLYDRETIPSTRETNTYFLRSAAFLRLKTVELSYTLNKQSVKKLPFSNIRLYVSGFNLLTFDKLKYIDPEGQATSQNYAGWLTPQARIYNFGVNANF, translated from the coding sequence ATGAAGCTAACGGTTTTGCTGATTTTAGCATTCAACTTACAGATGCTGGCAAAAGGATATTCACAATCCAGGATAACGCTGAACCTGAAATCTGCCGATTTCAAAACGGTAGTTTCAGAGATAGAAAAGAAAACAAGCTATCGTATTTTATTTAGTGACAATAAGATTCCGACAACGAAATTCACCGACATCCATGCAGAAGACCGCGATGCACTGGACCTGATCAGTGAGCTGTTGACCGGCAGTGATTTTACCTATCAAAAATTAAACAATGATTTGATCGCCATCGTCCCGAAAGGCCTACAGATTACGGAGTTGGTGGTATCCGGCTACGTAGTCGACGAAAAAGATCAGCCGCTGGCAGGGGTAACTGTAAAAATCAAAGGGGTGGCAACAAGTGGACTTGCCACGGATAAAAACGGTGCATTTAAAATCAATGTTCCGGATAATGCCATCTTGACCTTTACTTTTCTGGGCTATGAAACAGCTGAGGTCCCGGTAAGCGAAGGTAAACCATTAAAAGTAAAACTAACTCCGAATTCGCAGGGCCTGGGTGAGGTTGTTGTGGTTGGCTACGGCACGCAAAAAAAAGTGACTGTGACGGGTGCAGTATCCAGCATCAAAGGAGATGATTTAAAAACAGCACCGGTACCAGCCATATCCAACTCATTAGTTGGCCGTACCCCAGGCATAATAAGCTCTCAGGGAAGCGGCGAACCGGGTTATGATGACGCATCTATTTTGATCCGGGGGCGCAGTACATTTCAGGATGCCAGCCCATTGGTTGTTATTGATGGCGTTGCAGACCGTGCTGGTGGTTTTTCACGCCTGGATGCCAACGACGTGGAGAGTATTTCTGTTTTAAAAGATGCATCGGCTGCTATATATGGGTCTCGTTCAGCAAACGGCGTTATCCTGGTTACCACAAAACGCGGCAAAACGGGCAAACCCACTGTGAGCTATACCTTTAACTATGGTTTAAGGCAGCCTACACGTTTACCTAAAATGCTTGACGCAGCTACCTATGCGGAGGCATACAATGAAATTGAACAAACCATTTATAACAGGGCACCCAAATATACGGAAGATGATATACGAAAATACAGGGACGGCTCAGACCCGATAGGTCATCCAAATACAAACTGGTATGATGTAACCCTTCGCAAAACATCGCCGCAATACCAGCATAATTTATCGGTACAGGGAGGTACAGATAATATTAAGTATTTCGTTTCAGGCGGGTACCAGTTTCAGGATGGCTACTATATAAACAGCGCCACTAAATATAAACAATACAATGTGCGATCTAATATTGATGCGCAGATTACCAGTTCATTCAAACTTTCATTAAATCTTGCAGCCCGGCAGGAAAACCGCAGGTATCCTCACCACGGTTCCGAGCGTATTTTTAACGACATCATCAACGGCGATCCCAAAGCAATTGCCTATTGGCCGGACAGTAAATTACCCGGCCTTCCGCTCGGAGACGACCGTAACCCGGTTGTAGCAGTTACCGATGCCGCAGGTTATCAGCGCGATGACCGCACCTTCCTAAACGGCGACCTGGTTGCCACATGGAACCTGCCGGTTAAAGGACTAACACTGACCGGTGGTTTTTATGTGGATAAAAGCAATACATTCTACAAAAACTGGTTCAAATCTTTCACGCTTTATGACAGAGACCCTGTTACCGGAACGTCCATACCCCGCATTTATGGCCCGGCAGATAATGCTAATTTAAGTGAAAATATGAATGTTGGCCTGGGTATTACCGCTAACATCCGGCTCAATTACGCACATAAGTTTGGCGATCATAACCTCAGCGGTTTTGTAGCTTATGAACAATATAATTATTCGAGCGATTACCTGGCCGCAGCCCGTTCCAGTTTTATCAGTTCCCAGCTTGACCAATTGTTTGCGGGCAACACGGATAAGCTAACATCTTACAGCAATGACGGATCCGGAACAGAAACAGCCCGTCAAAACTATTTCGGTCGTGTAGATTATGATTATAAAGGTAAATACCTCTTTCAATTTAACTGGCGCTATGATGGCTCGCAGGCGTTTCCTCCGGGCTCCCGTTTCGGTTTCTTCCCCGGTTTCTCCGGTGGCTGGAGAATCTCCGAAGAGCCTTTCTTTAAAGAAGCCGCTCCCTTTGTCGATAATTTAAAGATAAGGGCGTCATGGGGGCAACGAGGTAATGACCGTGTTGCCGCTTTTCAGTACTTAGCCAGTTATGCCTACGGCTCGCCGGCTGTTTTCGGAGGGAACAATCCTGCCAATATACAGGGTGCCTACTCGGTGCGTACCCCTAATCCTAACATTAAATGGGAGGTTGACAATACCACTAACATAGGTTTGGAGTCACAGTTATTTAATAATAAAGTTAATTTCCAGGTAGACCTGTTTCAAAGTCTGCGCAGTAACATCCTCACACAGCGTAACGCTTCCATACCGCAGTATGCAGGCTTGACTTTACCCGATGAAAATATCGGTAAAGTTCGAAACAGAGGCGCGGAAGTTACCCTCGGTTACTCAAGGACTATAAATGATTTTTGGTTCAACGTCAGCGGCAATGTAACCTATACCAAAAGTAAAATATTGTTCATGGATGAAGCGGCATCTGCCCAACCCTGGCAAATGCGGACCGGGAAGCCTGTTGGTGCCGATTTTGTGCTGTACAATGCTATCGGGATCTTCCGCAGCGAGGCACAAGTTAACAGTACCCCGCACCTTGACGGTACTAAACCCGGTGACCTGATATTTGAGGATGTGAACAAGGATGGCATAATAGATGCCAAGGATAAGGTAAGGCAAACAAAATCTACTATACCCTCAACAATTTATGGTGTAACAGTGGCTGCCAGGTACAAAAATTGGGGTATTAATATGCTTTTACAGGGGCAGGGAGGCAATGTTGCTCAATACGTATACTTTGCTTCAGGCGAGATCGGGAATTTCCTGCAGGATTATTACAATAACCGTTGGACCCCCGCTAATCCCAATGCTTCAGGCCCGAGGCTTTATGATCGTGAAACGATCCCTTCAACCCGGGAAACCAATACTTACTTTTTGCGGAGTGCGGCGTTTTTACGCTTGAAAACAGTAGAGTTATCTTACACCTTGAATAAGCAAAGCGTTAAAAAGCTTCCGTTCAGCAACATTCGGCTTTATGTAAGCGGATTTAACCTGCTGACATTTGATAAGCTAAAATATATCGATCCTGAAGGACAGGCAACCAGCCAGAATTATGCCGGCTGGCTGACGCCACAGGCCCGTATCTATAACTTCGGTGTAAACGCTAATTTTTAA
- a CDS encoding (Fe-S)-binding protein: MIAQAIFIIILGAAIYLFAKNAGKIRRNILLGKDTDRSDQPAVRWKVMAKIALGQTKMVKRPVAAVMHFFIYIGFIIINLEVLEIMIDGIFGSHRIFAHPLGGLYGLLIGGFEGLAVLVLIACVVFLCRRNIVHLKRFTGTEMTAWPKSDANYILITEILLMTAFLTMNAADYKLQLLHFEHYVKAGSFPISSLIAPLLPNRSGALVILERVCWWFHIVGILIFLNYLPYSKHFHILLAFPNTYYSNLNKKGKFTNMASVTNEVKAMLDPSFVPENTGEPARFGVKDVTDLTWKNLMEAYTCTECGRCTSVCPANITGKLLSPRKIMMDTRDRITEVGNNLDKHGKDYDDGKTLLDNYITREELWACTTCNACVEACPVNINPLEIITEMRRYIVMEESQAPASLNNMFGNVENNGAPWKYSQADRFNWSNPS, translated from the coding sequence ATGATTGCACAGGCTATATTTATTATCATTTTAGGGGCCGCCATTTATCTGTTTGCCAAAAACGCGGGTAAAATAAGGCGTAACATATTGTTGGGGAAAGATACTGACCGCTCAGATCAACCTGCTGTACGATGGAAGGTGATGGCTAAGATAGCCCTTGGGCAAACCAAAATGGTAAAACGCCCGGTAGCCGCCGTTATGCACTTTTTTATCTACATCGGGTTTATTATTATTAACCTGGAGGTGTTGGAAATCATGATTGATGGTATCTTTGGGTCGCACCGGATATTTGCTCATCCGCTGGGTGGTTTGTATGGGTTGCTGATAGGAGGCTTTGAGGGTTTGGCAGTGCTGGTGCTAATTGCTTGTGTAGTTTTCCTGTGCCGGCGTAACATTGTACATTTAAAACGCTTTACAGGTACCGAAATGACGGCCTGGCCTAAATCTGATGCCAACTATATCCTCATTACTGAAATTCTATTGATGACCGCTTTTTTGACCATGAACGCGGCCGACTATAAGCTACAGCTATTGCACTTTGAACATTATGTTAAGGCAGGCAGTTTCCCCATAAGTTCGCTGATTGCGCCTTTGCTGCCTAACAGGTCGGGAGCTCTGGTAATTCTTGAACGTGTTTGCTGGTGGTTTCACATTGTAGGTATTTTGATTTTTCTGAACTATTTACCTTACTCCAAGCATTTCCATATTCTGCTGGCTTTTCCAAATACTTATTATTCAAATCTGAATAAAAAAGGAAAGTTCACCAATATGGCATCGGTTACCAATGAGGTAAAGGCCATGCTTGATCCATCTTTTGTGCCCGAAAATACTGGCGAACCAGCACGTTTCGGTGTTAAGGATGTTACCGACCTCACCTGGAAAAACCTGATGGAAGCTTATACCTGTACAGAATGCGGAAGGTGCACGTCGGTTTGTCCTGCAAATATTACGGGTAAGCTGTTATCGCCACGTAAAATCATGATGGATACCCGCGACCGCATTACCGAAGTGGGTAACAACCTGGATAAACATGGTAAGGACTATGACGATGGTAAAACTTTGCTGGATAATTACATTACCCGCGAGGAGTTATGGGCCTGTACCACCTGTAACGCTTGTGTTGAGGCCTGCCCGGTAAATATCAATCCGCTGGAGATTATTACCGAAATGCGTCGCTACATTGTGATGGAAGAATCTCAGGCCCCTGCAAGTTTGAATAATATGTTTGGTAATGTGGAGAATAATGGAGCTCC
- a CDS encoding acyltransferase family protein, with protein MSKSTYLESKQHYPILDGLRGVASVLVVIYHIFETLSGGNAFGQLINHGYLAVDFFFLLSGFVVAYAYDDRWGKMTQWDFYKRRLVRLQPMVIMGSVVGAALFYFQVSPAFPLIAGTPIWKMLLLMVIGCTLIPVPISMDIRGWQEMHPLNGPAWSLFFEYIANILYAVVIRRFSKLGLSIFVALSGCLLLGYLATSKFGALIGGWSIDPMQLFIGFTRLLYPFFAGVLLCRTGKLMKTKNAFWWCSVLLIAVFCIPRIGDIHHAWMNGLYEALCVIAVFPIVVALGAGGELHTARSAKLCKFLGDISYPLYITHYPLIYVFTAWVVSNKLAMGQQTLLVGLVVTILSLLLAYACLKLYDAPVRKWLKRKVLMKKG; from the coding sequence ATGAGCAAGAGTACTTACCTCGAATCCAAGCAACACTATCCTATATTAGACGGATTGCGTGGCGTTGCCTCGGTGCTGGTCGTAATTTATCACATTTTTGAAACTTTAAGCGGAGGCAATGCATTTGGCCAGCTCATCAATCACGGCTATCTCGCAGTCGATTTCTTTTTTCTGCTTTCGGGCTTTGTGGTTGCGTATGCATATGATGATCGTTGGGGTAAAATGACGCAGTGGGATTTTTACAAACGAAGGCTCGTGCGCCTGCAACCAATGGTAATTATGGGTTCCGTGGTTGGTGCCGCACTTTTTTATTTCCAGGTTAGTCCGGCATTTCCACTCATAGCAGGTACGCCGATCTGGAAAATGCTGCTCCTCATGGTGATAGGTTGCACATTAATCCCTGTACCAATTTCGATGGATATCCGCGGGTGGCAGGAAATGCACCCCTTAAACGGGCCGGCCTGGTCGTTATTTTTTGAATATATCGCGAACATACTTTACGCGGTTGTTATTCGCAGGTTCTCCAAACTGGGGCTTTCCATATTTGTAGCACTTTCTGGCTGCTTATTGCTCGGTTATTTGGCGACCAGCAAATTTGGGGCGCTTATCGGTGGCTGGTCAATTGATCCCATGCAATTATTTATTGGATTTACCCGGCTACTATATCCGTTTTTTGCTGGTGTTTTGCTTTGCAGGACAGGAAAGCTGATGAAAACAAAAAACGCGTTCTGGTGGTGCAGTGTCCTCTTGATAGCAGTATTTTGTATTCCCCGGATTGGCGACATTCATCACGCATGGATGAATGGCCTATATGAAGCGCTTTGTGTTATCGCTGTCTTTCCGATTGTTGTGGCATTGGGCGCGGGTGGTGAGTTGCATACCGCGCGATCGGCCAAACTGTGCAAGTTTTTGGGCGATATTTCTTATCCTCTTTATATAACGCATTACCCGTTGATTTACGTTTTCACAGCCTGGGTTGTAAGCAATAAACTGGCGATGGGGCAACAGACTTTACTGGTTGGTTTAGTGGTAACCATACTGAGCTTATTGCTGGCCTATGCCTGCCTGAAACTCTATGACGCTCCTGTCCGCAAATGGCTAAAAAGAAAAGTTCTAATGAAAAAAGGTTGA